In one window of Brachyhypopomus gauderio isolate BG-103 chromosome 16, BGAUD_0.2, whole genome shotgun sequence DNA:
- the igflr1 gene encoding IGF-like family receptor 1 has protein sequence MSSFRCGVEAFWDSSSCVPCQKRNKIKKGHEFNPHCGRSDDGGYNLPLYKSCLNGTFNDGSYLKCQPCRTCPPDKLLSPCTNTSDARCCENERECGGFTTERSTSVESVTLALTTGPTTDQTTEHKTDEASASPQLNLNHSNILVGLGAVIIVVLIFVCLIYLLYTIKKWKHRSYKGKKWINGRSNVSIEDANTCLTYEPRQDNAEEPLNINFLLTPEIQAASLQTVLNNLDVVEELVFLLDPDTPGMKSTRHLAASCSIPFTWINYAYSMRDSKSPLIAVLERLMASHPHWNVGHFAGLLSNIGRNDAVLVLGKLTLTPEDV, from the exons ATGTCGTCGTTTCGTTGTGGCGTTGAGGCTTTCTGGGATTCCAGTAGTTGTGTACCATGTcaaaagcgcaacaaaatcaaGAAAG GACACGAGTTTAATCCACACTGTGGACGATCAGATGATGGAGGATACAATTTGCCTTTGTACAAGTCTTGCCTCAATGGAACATTTAACGACGGATCATATCTTAAGTGCCAGCCTTGTCGCACTTGCCCACCGGACAAATTACTCTCACCGTGTACTAATACCTCTGATGCCCGCTGTTGTGAAAACGA ACGAGAATGTGGAGGATTCACTACAGAAAGAAGCACAAGTGTGGAGTCCGTCACATTG GCACTTACAACAGGTCCAACAACAGACCAAACAACAGAACACAAGACAGATGAAGCATCTGCATCTCCTCAACTCAACTTAAACCATTCTAATATTT TGGTCGGATTGGGGGCAGTGATCATCGTCGTGCTTATTTTTGTCTGCCTGATCTATCTGTTATACACGATTAAAAAGTGGAAACATCGTAGCTACAAAG GGAAAAAATGGATTAATGGAAGAAGCAATGTTAGCATAGAAGATGCCAATACATGTTTAACATATGAGCCCAGACAAGACAATGCTGAGGAACCCCTGAATATAAACTTCCTCCTGA CTCCGGAAATCCAggctgcttctcttcagacggTGCTGAACAATCTGGATGTGGTAGAGGAGCTCGTCTTCCTGCTGGACCCAGACACCCCTGGCATGAAGAGCACCCGTCACCTCGCTGCAAGCTGCTCCATCCCCTTCACATGGATCAACTACGCCTATTCCATGAGAGACAGTAAGAGTCCCCTTATAGCCGTGTTGGAGAGGCTGATGGCCAGTCACCCCCACTGGAATGTGGGTCACTTTGCTGGCCTGCTCAGTAACATCGGGCGCAACGATGCCGTGCTTGTGCTCGGGAAGCTCACTTTAACCCCGGAGGACGTTTAA